In Phorcysia thermohydrogeniphila, the DNA window CAGAGCAGCAGGAAGAAAAAATTGCTGCAGTTATCTATCCTTTCTTTGGTATTGCTACTTACCTTGTAATATCTGATGCGGCAAGTAACGCTTCTTCTAAGGAGGAGTTTGTTGACCAGCTTCTCGGTGAGCTTGAGGAGGAAAAGGCAAAGGAGGTAAGGGAAGAGATACTTTCTATTCTCTCTGAAAAGGTAGAGGAAAAGCCTTCGGAGCTCAAAGAAGAGAAGAAGACCCTACCTTTCCCTGAGGAGGAGCTGACGGAAATTCTTTTTCCCTACTTTGGCATTATGACAGGTGTTTTGGTTGAGTCTGCAAAGAGAGTGTGGGACGGTGAGAAGGGGAAGCTGCTTGACTTCTTGGCCGGTGAGCTTGATGACGATGTAAGAGAGGAGGTTCTAAAGAAGGTTAGTAGTCTGCTTGGAGAGGTTGAGGAAAGTACTGTAGAAGTTGAAAAGAAAGAAGAAAAGGTTGAAACTCCTAAGGAGGAGAATCTGCCGACGGGAAGGAAACTTGACAGCTCTGAGGTTGATAAGGTACTTCCAGTTCTTCAGGAGTACTTTGGTATCTCTGCAGCGATGGTAGCCGAGGATGCCTTTGAGGAGTCCGGGGGAGAGGTTAACAGGTTTGTGGAGATTATTCTCAGTGAAGTTGATGAAAACGAGAGAGAGGAGCTTGAGATAAAGCTCAGAGGCTTACTGGGAGGAAGCTAAATTCCGCCTTCACCTTTACGCTTTGTGCGAACTTTTCAAGGCTCTCTAGTTCCTCTTCTCCCAGAGAGAATATAAGGTTTTCAAGGTAATTCTTGCACATTTTTTCAGGTAGCTGTAGCTTCTTAGAGTACCTGCTACATATCTCGCTGAAAGAGCCAATTCCTATTTCCCGTGATTTAGAAAGCCTCCGGTAGAACTCGCCTATCGCTTCTTTTTCTCTCTCGTATGAGTCTTTTCTAACGGCCCAGACCGCAAACACAAATGGAAGGCCGTAGAGGTTGTGCCACTCCTCTGCAAGGTCGTAAACGAAGGAAAACCTACGAGTTTTCAAGAACCTTAGTGCCTCGTCCCCAATCGTAAGAAGTGCCGTTGGATTTTTGGGTAGGTCGCAGACCTTTAGGGAGTAGTACCTAAAGTTAGGCTCTACCCCGTAAACTTCCCTTAGGAGGAACTTTAAGAGCTCCCTTGAGGTCATGGAGCTCCTTGTCAGCCACACGTCCTTCCTGTGGAGCTGATGAATTGGGACAGTAGAGAGGAAGAGGACGCTCAAGACTCTCTTTTTTGCTGAGATGGAGAAATTGGGGAAAAGCAGGTACTTATCGCTGTTTGTTAAGTACTCGTAAGATGAGATAACGGATATATCAAGTTTTCCTTCCCTTAAGAGCCTGTTAAGCTCAGAGGGGACGTCCTCAACGAACTCTATACCGTCTGAGGGAACTTTCCCACTTAAAAAGCCGTAGTAAACGGGAACTGTATTTAAATACTCTATCTTTCCAACCCTTAGCATCTTTCCTTTAGCTTCATGAGCGTTCTACAGACGGAGCAGACGGGAGCTGTCGTTGGCATTCCGCAAACTTCACACTCTTTTAGAACAAGTTGCTCCTTCAGCTCCCTCTCAAAGAGTGGGCGTCCCTTTTTGAGGAACTCCTTGTAAAAGCGTAGCTTCGTTCCCGGCATCTCGTGCTCTAACATCGCCAAGGCTTTCTTAAAGAGCTTGGACGTGGCTTCCTTGGCGTTGGGACAGCCGGTTTCCATGTATTCAATGCCGTTGACTATTGCGTAGCTGACGGTTTCCTTCTCGGTAAAGAAGCAGAAGGGCTTTACCCTCCTTGCAAAGCCGTTGCTTTCTGGCAGTACGGGGTGCTGTCTTCCGAGGTATCCAATCTCCCAGCGAATCGTGTTTGAAAGGAGGAGGGCAGACTCATCGTCAAGGTTGTGTCCTGTTGCTACGACCTTAAAGCCCTTTTCACGGCAGACCTTGTTCATTATGTAGCGCTTAAAGGTTCCGCAGACAGAACAGACGTCCTTCCTTCCAGCACCTTTTGCAATTTCGTTTATGGAATAGCCGAACTCTTCTCTTAGGTTAAAGACCATTAAAGGTCTTCCTATCCTCTCTGCAAACTTCTGACAAATTTCAAGGGACTTTCTTGAAAACTCCCACTCCTCTATGCCAAGGCTTACGTGGAAGCCGTAGGTTTCGTATCCAAGACGGTGGAGGGCAAGCCATAGGGAGAGGCTATCCTTACCGCCTGAAACGGCGACTAAAACCTTGTCCTTTTTGGAGAACATCCTGAAGGTTTTAATCGTCCTCTGGGTCTGCTTCTCAAACCAGCTAATAAAGTGTTCCTCACACAGGGCTAAACGGTGGTGTCTTATGTATATAACTGCTTTGGTTCTCTTCCCTTTAGACTTGCATATCTTGCAGTTCATTACCTTTCCCTTCTGGGAAGTTTTGCAGGTTAATTTATAAACTTCTTAACGTCTTATCAAGAAAACTGCCCCCTCCCAAAAACTTCCAGAGTGTTTGACCCTTTTGGGTGACAATCCCTCTACAGGGCATTTCAACTAAGCAAGGAGTAATGAAATCCTCAATGCTTACGAGTCAGGGCATTTCAACATGGGGTATTGACTGGAATAGCCTCTTGTATAGGAGGTCGCAATCCCTCTATAGGGCATTTCAACAACTTTATCCAACCTAATCTACTTGGAGAAACAACTGTCGCAATCCCTCTGTAGGGCATTTCAACACTAAAAGAAGACTATGAAGATGGAAAATACCACAAGAGTCACAATCCCTCTATAGGGCATTTCAACGTTCCGGTGACGGGTTACGTGATAGACAAAATGGAGTCGCAATCCCTCTATAGGGCATTTCAACCTGAGGAGCTTGAAAGGGCTTTTATTGTTGCAATTGCGTCGCAATCCCTCTATAGGGCATTTCAACGAACCCGAGCCTCCTATCAGAATCGTAGTGGAAAAGAGTCGCAATCCCTCTGTAGGGCATTTCAACCAAGGAGTCCTTATTCAGCTTTTGTCAAAGAACGGCAACGGCCTTCACAAACTATTATAACACGGAAAATGAAGTTTTTTGCAGAGAATCTCCAGTAAGGAATAAGGAAGTAAGGAAAAATCCTTGTTTACCTATTGTGAGACAAGGGGTATCTGTAAAACTAAAGAAAGCGTGGTTTGCTGCAGTTTTTGTTGTTAAATTCAAATATTTAGCGTTTTTCTTGCTTCTTCTATCTCTTCTACGGTTACGGTTGCAGTTCCGAGTTTCCCTACAACTACTCCTGCGGCCAAGTTGGCAATTTCTCCGGCCTCTTCTGGAGTTGCACCGGAGGCAATTGCAAGGGTAAAAACGCTTATAACGGTGTCGCCTGCCCCTGTAACGTCAAAAACCTGTTTAGCCCTTGTGGGTATGTGTTTAACAAAGTCCTTCCCTACAACAGAAAGTCCCTTTTCGCTCCTTGTGACTACGGCGTAGTCAAGTTTGAACTTTTCTATGAGCTTTTTTCCGGCTACCTCTGCGTCTTTATCTTCAATCGGTTTAACCTTTACGGCGTTAAAGGTCTCTTTTATGTTTGGCGTCATTGTGGTTACGTTTTTGTAAAGGTCAAAGTTCTTCTCCTTAGGGTCAAGGGTTACTGGGATGTTTCTCTTTATCTTATCCGTTATCTCAAAGAGCTTTTCGGTTACAACGCCCTTACCGTAGTCAGAGATTATGACTGCATCAAATTCTTTGTAAACAGACAGGATTACTTCGTTGAACTTTTTGGAGAGCTCCCCGTTCACGTAGTCGGCGTTCTCCCAGTCCACCCTTAGAAGTTGCTGAGCTCCGGCTATTATCCTCGTCTTTCTCGTCGTCGGTCTTTCTGGGTCTACAAAGAGGTATTCTGTGTTAGCTCCAAAGTTCTCAAGGAGCTCCCTTAACCTTTTCCCAGCCGTGTCCTTCCCTATAACTCCGAGGACGCTCGGGAGAGCTCCCAGAGAGGCAAGGTTCGCCGCTACGTTGGCAGCTCCCCCCGGCCTGTAGGTTACATCCTTTGCCTCTACTACTGGGACGGGAGCTTCCGGGGATATCCTCTCTACCTTGCCGTATATGTACTCGTCAAGCATAAAGTCGCCGATGACGAGGATTTTCTTTCCCTTAAAGGCCTTTAAAATCTCCTTCCTGAACATCTATAAAAGCCCTTCCTTTTTAAAGCTAAGGAATTGGGAACTGCCAAAAATTATGTGGTCAAGAACCTCAATTTCAAGGTGTTTTCCTGCCTTAATGAGCCTTTCTGTTACTACTATGTCCTCTCGGCTTGGCGTTACCTCTCCGGAAGGGTGGTTGTGAAAGAGGATTACTGCTGAGGCCAAGTCCTTTACGGCCGGATGAAAAACTTCTTTGGGAGTTACGGAGGTAAAGTTAACGCCACCCTTTGAGACTTCGTGAACCGATATGAGTTTCCCCTTAGAGTTGAGTGTAACGATTCCAAAAACCTCCACCTTTAAACCACTGTACTTTGGAAGGAGTAGTTTTGCTACGTCCTCGGGAGAGGAAATCTTTGGAGGAATTTTCTCACCTGCCAAGCACCTTTGGCCGAGCTCAATGGCTGCAATGAGGGTAACTGCTTTGGCTTTCCCGAGGCCTTTAAAGGAGAGGAGCTCCTCAAGGTGAGCCCTTGAAAGTCCTGAAAGTCCACCAAAGTGTTTTAGGAGCTCCCTCGCAAGTTCTAAGGCGTTCCTTTCTTTTGAGCCGGTTCTGAGGATTATTGCAAGGAGCTCCGAGTCCGACAGGTTTTCAGCTCCGAGCTTAATGAGCTTCTCCCTTGGCCTGTCAGACTCTGGGAGCTCCTTTATCGTGTAAAAGGCCATAAGTTAACCTCTTTTTTCCAGCTCCTTGAGGACTTTGGCACACCTTGGGCAAACGTCTGGGTACTCTTCGTCCTTCCCTACTTCCTCGCTGTACATCCAGCACCTTTCACACTTTTTGCCGGGAGCTCTCTCAACGACAACTTTCAGTCCTTTTAGCTCATCGTCGGAGATGGCGTTAGCAGGAGCTGAGGAAAGAGGTTCTACCTTTGCATAAGACGTGATGAACACGTAGGGGAGCTGTTCCTCGTAGTCTTTAAGGAGCTGTAGGAGCTCTCCGTCTGCAAATACTGTTACTGCGGCCTCAAGGGAGTGCCTTATGAGATCCTCTGAGCGTGCCTTTTCAAGTCCCTTGTTAACAACAGTTTTTACCTTTATAAGGGTGTTCCACCTGTTAAGCACTCCTTCGTCAAGAGCTTCACATGCAGGAGGAAACTCCTCTAAGAATACGGACTCCTCTTCTTTCCCGGGGATGTGGGAGTAGACCTCTTCGGCCGTGAAAGAGAGTATTGGAGCTACTAAGGTAGTCAGGCCGTAAAGTATCCTGTAGATTGCTGTCTGGGCGCTCCTGCGCTTTTTGGAGTCTGGGAGCTCGCAGTAAAGGGTATCCTTACTGATGTCAAGGTAGATGGCGCTAAGCTCGTTCGCACAGTACTCGTAAACCAGCCTGTAAATTCTGTTGAACTTGTAGCTGTTGTAGGCCTTAATAATCTCGTTTGAGAGCTGGTAGAACCTGTTGATAGCCCACTTGTCTATTTCCTCAAGCTCTTCGTAAGGGAGAGATTTATCCGGCGTAAAGTCGTTTAAGTTGCCGAGCATAAAGCGGAAGGTGTTCCTTATTTTTTTATAAACCTCAGCTACCTGCCTCAGTATGTTGTCGGATATTCTAACGTCCTCTGTGAAGTTTTCGCTTGCGACCCAGAGCCTTAGAATGTCTGCTCCGAACTTTTTAACGACGTCAAGGGGTGAAATGACGTTTCCAAGGGATTTGCTCATCTTGTAGCCTTTTTCGTCTAAGGTGAAGCCGTGGGTAAGAACTGAAAGATATGGAGCTTTGCCCCTTGTACCGCAGGACTCTAATAGGCTTGCTTGGAACCAACCCCTGTGTTGGTCAGAGCCCTCTAAGTACATGTCGGCGGGCCAAAAGAGCTCCGGCCTCCTTTCAAGGACTGCAGCGTGGGATGAGCCTGAGTCAAACCAAACGTCAAGTATGTCGGTTTCCTTCCTAAAGCTCTCTCCTCCGCACTCCGGACACTTAAAGCCTTCTGGGAGGAGTTCCTTGGCGCTTTTTTCGTACCAAGCGTCTGCGGACTCCCTCTCAAAGATATCGGCAACGTGGTCTGCAAGCTCTTTTGAGTAGATTGTTTTTCCACACTTTTCACAGTAGAAGGCAACTATCGGAACTCCCCAGATTCTCTGCCTTGAGATACACCAGTCGGGGCGCTGTTCTACCATGTTCCCTATTCTCGTCCTACCCCACTCAGGAATCCACTTAACCCTCTCTATCTCTTTAAGGGCTACTTCCCTTAAGGTTGGGTTACCTTTGTCCATAGCTATGAACCACTGGGGAGTTGCACGGAAGATGACTTTACCCTTACACCTCCAGCAGTGGGGGTATGAGTGGGTAATCTTTCCGGCAAAGAGGAGGTTACCGAGCTGGGATAGCTTCTCTATGATGAGCTTGTTGCCGTCCCAGATTTTTACGCCTTTAAGCCA includes these proteins:
- a CDS encoding menaquinone biosynthetic enzyme MqnA/MqnD family protein; translation: MLRVGKIEYLNTVPVYYGFLSGKVPSDGIEFVEDVPSELNRLLREGKLDISVISSYEYLTNSDKYLLFPNFSISAKKRVLSVLFLSTVPIHQLHRKDVWLTRSSMTSRELLKFLLREVYGVEPNFRYYSLKVCDLPKNPTALLTIGDEALRFLKTRRFSFVYDLAEEWHNLYGLPFVFAVWAVRKDSYEREKEAIGEFYRRLSKSREIGIGSFSEICSRYSKKLQLPEKMCKNYLENLIFSLGEEELESLEKFAQSVKVKAEFSFLPVSL
- a CDS encoding ATP-binding protein, whose product is MNCKICKSKGKRTKAVIYIRHHRLALCEEHFISWFEKQTQRTIKTFRMFSKKDKVLVAVSGGKDSLSLWLALHRLGYETYGFHVSLGIEEWEFSRKSLEICQKFAERIGRPLMVFNLREEFGYSINEIAKGAGRKDVCSVCGTFKRYIMNKVCREKGFKVVATGHNLDDESALLLSNTIRWEIGYLGRQHPVLPESNGFARRVKPFCFFTEKETVSYAIVNGIEYMETGCPNAKEATSKLFKKALAMLEHEMPGTKLRFYKEFLKKGRPLFERELKEQLVLKECEVCGMPTTAPVCSVCRTLMKLKERC
- the rfaE1 gene encoding D-glycero-beta-D-manno-heptose-7-phosphate kinase — its product is MFRKEILKAFKGKKILVIGDFMLDEYIYGKVERISPEAPVPVVEAKDVTYRPGGAANVAANLASLGALPSVLGVIGKDTAGKRLRELLENFGANTEYLFVDPERPTTRKTRIIAGAQQLLRVDWENADYVNGELSKKFNEVILSVYKEFDAVIISDYGKGVVTEKLFEITDKIKRNIPVTLDPKEKNFDLYKNVTTMTPNIKETFNAVKVKPIEDKDAEVAGKKLIEKFKLDYAVVTRSEKGLSVVGKDFVKHIPTRAKQVFDVTGAGDTVISVFTLAIASGATPEEAGEIANLAAGVVVGKLGTATVTVEEIEEARKTLNI
- the radC gene encoding RadC family protein, which gives rise to MAFYTIKELPESDRPREKLIKLGAENLSDSELLAIILRTGSKERNALELARELLKHFGGLSGLSRAHLEELLSFKGLGKAKAVTLIAAIELGQRCLAGEKIPPKISSPEDVAKLLLPKYSGLKVEVFGIVTLNSKGKLISVHEVSKGGVNFTSVTPKEVFHPAVKDLASAVILFHNHPSGEVTPSREDIVVTERLIKAGKHLEIEVLDHIIFGSSQFLSFKKEGLL
- the ileS gene encoding isoleucine--tRNA ligase, translating into MKEKDYKETLNLPKTSFPMRGNLPKKEPEILKFWDEIDLYNRLMEKHKCDEKFVLHDGPPYANGHIHIGHALNKILKDIVVKSKAMQGYQTPFVPGWDCHGLPIERAVFKEIGKRKDEVDPIEVRKKCRAYAEKWIKTQKEEFIRLGVIGDWKNPYITMDPRYQADIVRELGKFYEKGLVYRAKKPVYWCPSCITALAEAEIEYSEETSPSIYVAFKVTDDKGKELPETSHLVIWTTTPWTLPANVAVAVHPELDYVLLSSQGKHYIVAESLLEDFKEKTELSGEVLRKFKGSELEGIVYEHPFIDRKGKVVLADYVAADTGTGLVHIAPGHGEEDYQVGLKYGLPVLVPVDDYGRFTEEAPEWLKGVKIWDGNKLIIEKLSQLGNLLFAGKITHSYPHCWRCKGKVIFRATPQWFIAMDKGNPTLREVALKEIERVKWIPEWGRTRIGNMVEQRPDWCISRQRIWGVPIVAFYCEKCGKTIYSKELADHVADIFERESADAWYEKSAKELLPEGFKCPECGGESFRKETDILDVWFDSGSSHAAVLERRPELFWPADMYLEGSDQHRGWFQASLLESCGTRGKAPYLSVLTHGFTLDEKGYKMSKSLGNVISPLDVVKKFGADILRLWVASENFTEDVRISDNILRQVAEVYKKIRNTFRFMLGNLNDFTPDKSLPYEELEEIDKWAINRFYQLSNEIIKAYNSYKFNRIYRLVYEYCANELSAIYLDISKDTLYCELPDSKKRRSAQTAIYRILYGLTTLVAPILSFTAEEVYSHIPGKEEESVFLEEFPPACEALDEGVLNRWNTLIKVKTVVNKGLEKARSEDLIRHSLEAAVTVFADGELLQLLKDYEEQLPYVFITSYAKVEPLSSAPANAISDDELKGLKVVVERAPGKKCERCWMYSEEVGKDEEYPDVCPRCAKVLKELEKRG